The Bartonella birtlesii IBS 325 genome has a window encoding:
- a CDS encoding addiction module antidote protein, with protein sequence MEITKFDVSEYFNTPEDFKILLDDALETKNSGYIAHVLGIIARKQGMTTVSQETGLNRESLYRSLSDKGDPRLSTFLSVLSALNLQISLTPIQNNCKEQAALEEAS encoded by the coding sequence ATGGAAATTACTAAATTTGATGTAAGTGAATATTTTAATACGCCTGAAGACTTTAAGATCTTATTAGATGATGCTTTAGAAACCAAAAATAGTGGCTATATTGCACATGTATTAGGTATTATTGCGCGTAAACAAGGAATGACAACTGTTTCTCAAGAGACAGGACTAAATCGCGAGTCTCTTTATCGTTCTTTAAGTGATAAAGGCGATCCACGGCTTTCTACTTTTCTCAGTGTTTTGAGTGCCTTAAATTTGCAGATTAGCTTAACGCCTATCCAAAATAATTGTAAGGAACAAGCGGCTTTAGAAGAAGCATCTTGA